Proteins co-encoded in one Daphnia carinata strain CSIRO-1 chromosome 3, CSIRO_AGI_Dcar_HiC_V3, whole genome shotgun sequence genomic window:
- the LOC130693375 gene encoding exosome complex component MTR3-like, producing MPVDSRRLQGPESAFSYTLLEKKDANAEESILSADMQKMLIDSKQIRKDKRKPTDARPLFLRTGIISQAKGSAYIEQGNTKLVCGVYGPREVQKKSDFRLNGQLFCEFKFAPFSCQKRRSHQQDNEELVLSGLLREALEAAVCLHHFPKAQVEVNVMVIENDGSPLAAALTCASLALSSASIPMYDLVVGASVRQLPKVLLLDPTKDEEWQPELSHDQNNSNLTVGYMPSMQQVCAYVHEGVSNTEDLEQMLKLVTEYCLKVQPIVQLCLKETVEKMLANEGENKDAE from the exons atgccggTCGATTCGCGTAGATTGCAGGGACCTGAAAGTGCGTTTTCTTACACATTGCTGGAAAAAAAGGATGCCAACGCAGAAGAATCTATATTATCTGCTGATATGCAGAAAATGTTGATTGACAGCAAGCAAATCCGAAAAGATAAACGAAAGCCTACTGATGCGAGACCACTAT TTTTGAGAACAGGAATCATTAGCCAGGCAAAAGGCTCAGCATACATAGAACAGGGCAACACAAAATTGGTTTGTGGTGTCTATGGTCCACGTGAAGTGCAGAAGAAATCAGATTTCAGACTAAATGGTCAACTCTTCTGTGAATTCAAATTTGCCCCATTCTCTTGTCAAAAGAGACGAAGTCATCAACAAGATAATGAAGAACTTGTACTAAGTGGGCTACTAAGGGAAGCATTGGAAGCTGCAGTTTGTCTT CATCATTTCCCCAAAGCTCAAGTTGAAGTCAATGTTATGGTTATTGAAAATGATGGCTCACCTTTAGCTGCAGCACTCACCTGTGCCAGTTTAGCTCTTTCAAGTGCTAGTATTCCAATGTATGACTTGGTGGTTGGAGCATCAGTG aGACAATTGCCCAAAGTTTTGCTACTTGATCCCACCAAAGATGAAGAATGGCAACCAGAACTTAGTCATGACCAAAACAACTCAAACCTTACTGTTGGCTATATGCCTTCAATGCAGCAGGTTTGTGCCTATGTACATGAAGGTGTTTCAAACACAGAAGATCTTGAACAGATGCTGAAACTTGTGACAGAGTATTGCTTGAAAGTTCAGCCGATTGTACAACTTTGTCTGAAAGAAACAGTCGAGAAGATGCTCGCAAACGAAGGTGAAAATAAAGATGCCGAATAG
- the LOC130693320 gene encoding ubiquitin-conjugating enzyme E2 W-like isoform X2, translating into MSHHSRFTCSPAQKRLQKELVSLIKEPPPGVVIDGESVGQSLDLLVLSINGAQGTIYEGEQFQLQFRFGPKYPFDSPEVVFIGTEIPVHPHVYSNGHICLSILTDDWSPALSIFSVCVSIISMLSSCKEKKRPPDDSMYVKTCSKNPKKTKWWYHDEEV; encoded by the exons atgtCCCACCACTCGCGTTTCACATGTTCTCCTGCCCAg AAACGACTGCAAAAGGAGCTGGTATCCTTGATAAAGGAGCCACCACCTGGTGTTGTAATAGATGGAGAATCCGTAGGCCAAAGTCTAGAcct ACTAGTATTGAGTATTAATGGAGCTCAAGGAACTATTTACGAGGGAGAACAATTTCAGTTACAGTTCCGTTTCGGACCAAAATACCCTTTTGATTCACCTGAG GTTGTTTTTATCGGAACAGAAATTCCTGTTCATCCTCACGTCTACAGCAACG GCCATATCTGCCTCAGTATTTTAACCGATGATTGGTCTCCAGCCCTGTCCATTTTTTCGGTCTGCGTGTCCATCATTTCAATGCTCAGCTCTTGTAAAGAAAAG AAGAGACCACCAGATGACAGTATGTATGTGAAAACGTGCAGCAAGAACcccaaaaaaactaaatggtGGTACCATG acgaagaagtatga
- the LOC130693495 gene encoding inositol monophosphatase 3-like, whose product MNFGGTIRPNNKAVAIFLISVATLYLIYIWTSSTATAKESSAAAEKVSIGEILCAAIAAAEAGGREVKAVREKGTELNEKSKGKTKEGVKDVLTDGDVRSHQVMFSTLTGAFPYVKVISEEHDENNISVESAKFSKKCPALEQISKLEWVPNDSITIWIDPLDATKEYTENLLDYVTTMVCIAVKGEPVLGVIHKPFEKKTYWAWVGQGMAEELLEISKAPEAENESFIISLSHTGDAVENHIKSKFPNANVEKAGGAGYKSLQIASRHSGAYVHMTHIKKWDVCAGHAILKALGGRVTTMKNEPIKYGENDPVLIKNGLLASLHNGDFYSKLFTE is encoded by the exons ATGAATTTCGGGGGTACCATTCGACCCAATAATAAAGCCGTCGCCATCTTCCTGATTAGCGTGGCGACgctttatttaatttatataTGGACAAGTAGTACAGCGACGGCAAAAGAATCTTCAGCCGCGGCAGAAAAAGTTAGCATTGGTGAAATATTATGTGCAGCCATAGCTGCAGCTGAAGCAGGTGGCAGAGAGGTGAAAGCAGTACGAGAAAAAGGAACtgaattaaacgaaaaaagtaaaggcaaaacaaaagaaggtgtCAAAGATGTCCTGACGGATGGTGATGTTAGATCTCATCAGGTCATGTTCAGTACCCTAACTGGTGCTTTCCCTTATGTTAAG GTAATTTCTGAAGAACATGATGAGAATAACATTTCAGTTGAATCAGCTAAATTCAGCAAGAAATGCCCTGCTCTTGAGCAAATATCAAAATTGGAATGGGTGCCGAATGATTCAATAACCATCTGGATTGATCCATTAGATGCTACCAAAGAGTACACAG AAAACTTGTTGGATTATGTGACCACGATGGTGTGTATTGCTGTGAAAGGTGAACCAGTCCTAGGAGTCATTCACAagccttttgaaaaaaagactTATTGGGCATGGGTTGGGCAGGGAATGGCAGAAGAATTACTTGAAATCAGTAAAGCG CCTGAAGCGGAAAATGAGTCTTTTATCATTTCCCTGTCACATACCGGAGACGCCGTGGAAAATCATATCAAGTCAAAATTTCCCAACGCAAACGTGGAGAAAGCTGGTGGTGCAG GATATAAGTCTTTGCAGATCGCTAGTCGACATAGTGGAGCATATGTTCACATGACTCACATAAAAAAATGGGACGTATGTGCGGGACATGCAATTCTTAAAGCTCTGGGAGGTCGCGTTACGACAATGAAGAATGAACCTATCAAATATGGTGAAAATGATCCAGTCCTTATCAAAAATGGTCTGCTTGCCAGTTTACATAATGGAGATTtctattcaaaattatttacaGAATAA
- the LOC130693370 gene encoding beta-1,4-mannosyl-glycoprotein 4-beta-N-acetylglucosaminyltransferase-like, producing the protein MIVRPLKNCLFHLKQQKRGTRRWIVSVAILQVLTVLVFFHYSTSVSRNYLSEQKLSVYNGGIDTSTNPSPSVFNENLIVSLVEDETLHFQPVGIAPYCYVEGTDVEATVSTNSSKCVCRTNYFGHECGIPASAWHRTISKKYHRWPLKPRKVPRRIIHGLNINHETDFFRVRLEELKDAVDVYIVCESNYTAHGDAKPLYLMEKLRSGFVENFHSKIVHVSLHKFPPEGRKNGWYIDMYLRTYMGTHGLNRIRGVRSDDLFVLLDADEIPTREVLMFLKLYDGYPEPVRLAMRWSVFGFFWKQKKEKQTGFILDWLRDAMKEDPENDNEELLQVTAVSTMNLVWKVCRNNTFLIRKDMTNYADFQERLSQYRIEGNRVSPWTAGTKHHYAGYHCSWCYSPEGIRTKLLSAHADDKPRWGDYAEKLDLPYISRLIRDGEWFDATHPFLMADWEKEDQYAPKFMLQHYREFHQLLYPPDMTNVLYSSSHDSDSQ; encoded by the exons atGATCGTTCGGCCCTTGAAAAATTGCTTGTTTCACTTGAAGCAACAAAAACGCGGGACTCGACGTTGGATCGTTTCGGTCGCCATACTTCAG gTTCTCACGGTTCTcgtattttttcattattcaacCAGCGTTTCGAGAAACTATTTATCTGAGCAAAAGTTGTCAGTTTATAATGGAGGAATAGACACTTCCACTAATCCGTCACCATCAGTCTTTAACGAAAATCTAATAGTTTCGCTCGTAGAGGACGAGACCTTACATTTTCAACCAGTAGGAATTGCGCCATATTGTTACGTGGAAGGAACTGATGTCGAAGCTACCGTGTCCACCAATAGCTCCAAATGCGTATGCCGTACCAATTATTTTGGTCATGAATGCGGCATTCCGGCATCAGCTTGGCATCGAACGATTTCCAAAAAATATCATAGATGGCCATTGAAACCGAGGAAAGTGCCAAGAAGAATAATCCACGGTCTCAACATTAATCATGAAACGGATTTCTTTCGTGTGCGGCTTGAAGAActcaag GATGCTGTTGACGTGTACATTGTCTGTGAATCAAACTACACAGCCCACGGGGATGCCAAACCCCTTTACTTGATGGAAAAATTGCGATCCGGTTTTGTGGAAAATTTTCATTCTAAGATCGTCCATGTATCACTTCATAAATTCCCACCAGAAGGCCGAAAAAATGGTTGGTACATCGATATGTATCTGCGTACATATATGGGCACCCATGGTCTCAATCGAATTCGTGGGGTACGTTCTGATGacttatttgttttgctggaTGCGGACGAAATTCCTACACGGGAGGTTCTTATGTTTCTCAAACTATATGACGGATATCCGGAACCAGTTCGCCTTGCTATGCGTTGGTCTGTTTTCGGCTTTTTCtggaagcaaaagaaagaaaaacagactgGATTCATACTCGACTGGCTACGCGATGCTATGAAAGAAGATCCAGAGAATGACAACGAAGAATTGCTTCAAGTCACAGCG GTGAGCACGATGAATTTGGTCTGGAAAGTTTGCCGGAATAACACATTCCTCATCCGTAAAGATATGACGAACTATGCAGATTTTCAAGAACGATTAAGTCAATATCGGATAGAAGGTAATCGAGTATCTCCGTGGACAGCTGGGACAAAGCATCACTATGCTGGCTATCACTGCTCATGGTGTTACAGTCCGGAAGGCATCCGTACTAAACTGTTATCAGCCCATGCAGATGACAAGCCACGATGGGGCGACTACGCCGAGAAACTGGATCTTCCGTACATTTCTCGATTGATTCGTGATG GTGAATGGTTCGACGCAACTCATCCATTCCTGATGGCTGACTGGGAGAAAGAAGACCAGTACGCCCCAAAATTCATGTTACAACACTACCGAGAGTTCCATCAACTTTTGTATCCTCCGGACATGACAAACGTATTGTATTCAAGCTCACATGACAGTGATTCTCAATAA
- the LOC130693496 gene encoding eukaryotic translation elongation factor 1 epsilon-1-like translates to MGNLKKRDMTDSSEEFTLEQEALIRQWLEYRKVVLDRLNPQQPVPHSIFQELNNQLKNTSYLAGNKFSKADAELLSGLIEFYGPQSIQLKEKYPHLSRWFRHVQQITNDKVSITIPFSRSSLY, encoded by the exons atgggaaatttgAAGAAACGAGATATGACAGATTCTAGTGAGGAATTTACTCTGGAGCAAGAGGCACTTATACGTCAATGGCTTGAGTACCGGAAAGTTGTATTGGATAGATTGAACCCACAACAACCAGTACCGCATTCCATATTTCAA GAGCTTaacaatcaattaaaaaatacaagCTATTTGGCCGGGAACAAATTCTCCAAGGCAGATGCTGAACTTCTATCAGGACTAATAGAATTTTAT GGTCCCCAAAGCATACAATTGAAGGAGAAATACCCTCATCTTTCCAGATGGTTCAGACATGTTCAACAAATTACTAATGATAAAGTCTCAATCACAATCCCATTCAGCAGAAGCTCATTGTATTGA
- the LOC130693320 gene encoding ubiquitin-conjugating enzyme E2 W-like isoform X1, with amino-acid sequence MYSPPSEASLTQSCTLQRQEKRLQKELVSLIKEPPPGVVIDGESVGQSLDLLVLSINGAQGTIYEGEQFQLQFRFGPKYPFDSPEVVFIGTEIPVHPHVYSNGHICLSILTDDWSPALSIFSVCVSIISMLSSCKEKKRPPDDSMYVKTCSKNPKKTKWWYHDEEV; translated from the exons ATGTATTCACCTCCTAGTGAAGCAAGCCTGACACAGTCATGTACACTTCAAAGACAGGAG AAACGACTGCAAAAGGAGCTGGTATCCTTGATAAAGGAGCCACCACCTGGTGTTGTAATAGATGGAGAATCCGTAGGCCAAAGTCTAGAcct ACTAGTATTGAGTATTAATGGAGCTCAAGGAACTATTTACGAGGGAGAACAATTTCAGTTACAGTTCCGTTTCGGACCAAAATACCCTTTTGATTCACCTGAG GTTGTTTTTATCGGAACAGAAATTCCTGTTCATCCTCACGTCTACAGCAACG GCCATATCTGCCTCAGTATTTTAACCGATGATTGGTCTCCAGCCCTGTCCATTTTTTCGGTCTGCGTGTCCATCATTTCAATGCTCAGCTCTTGTAAAGAAAAG AAGAGACCACCAGATGACAGTATGTATGTGAAAACGTGCAGCAAGAACcccaaaaaaactaaatggtGGTACCATG acgaagaagtatga
- the LOC130693365 gene encoding ATP-dependent RNA helicase Ddx1-like: MAAFEEMGVLPQIAKRLEELEWMLPTDVQAEAVPLILGGGDVLMAAETGSGKTGAFCLPIIQIVWETIKDIQSGKAASRTGNSNAAIESQDKWILSAYDRTPAMAINTEGTLCQSRDVAWGGARATKGLLNKGKYYYEATVSDEGLCRVGWSLNEASLDLGTDRYGYGFGGTGKKSNNRQFDDYGSAYGLNDVIGCALDLDNRVISFFKNGVDLGKAFDINPEFRNKALFPAVALKNAEIEFNFGHKPFRFGIPKNFIPVCQAGSDCTSLNSNSGVAVPAQVKLKANAPQAVIIEPSRELAEQTYKEINSFKKYLDAPDIRTMLVAGGIAIKEQLSDLQKGVDIIVGTPGRLEELTKSENLLLTHCRFLVLDEADGLLQQGHGELINRLHSRAPKITTDGKRLQMIVCSATLHSFDVKKMADRLMHFPTWIDLKGEDSVPDTVHHVVVTVDPRTDMSWHNLPKRIPTDGVHANDRLTPTSATPEMLSEAVKLLKGEYCVRAITEHNMDQAIIFCRTKVDCDNLETYLNSIDKHKFSCVCLHGDRKPQERRDNLEAFKQKQVKFLICTDVAARGLDIGGLPFMINITLPDEKSNYVHRIGRVGRAERMGLAISFVSNVPEKVWFHGEWCSSRGKGCTNSKLTTQEGCCIWYDEQQCLADVEEHLGITISQAGTDIKVPQDEFDGKVVYGQKKKAATSAYQSHVAQMAGAVQELAVQEMKAQLLFHSFANNAKKIFGSV, from the exons ATGGCGGCTTTTGAAG AAATGGGGGTTCTGCCGCAAATCGCGAAACGTTTAGAAGAACTAGAATGGATGTTGCCCACAGATGTCCAGGCAGAAGCTGTACCATTGATCCTGGGTGGAGGGGATGTTCTAATGGCAGCAGAAACTGGCAGTGGAAAAACAG GGGCATTTTGCTTACCAATCATCCAGATTGTGTGGGAAACTATTAAAGATatccaaagtggaaaagcaGCATCTAGAACTGGCAATAGTAATGCTGCCATAG AATCTCAAGATAAATGGATTTTAAGTGCATATGACAGAACTCCAGCTATGGCCATAAATACTGAAGGGACATTGTGTCAATCAAGAGATGTAGCATGGGGTGGTGCAAGAGCAACAAAAGGGTTGCTTAACAAAGGAAAGTATTACTATGAAGCCACGGTTTCTGATGAGGGTCTCTGCAGAGTAGGTTGGTCTTTGAATGAG GCATCCTTGGATCTTGGCACAGATCGCTATGGATATGGCTTTGGTGGCACggggaaaaaatcaaacaaccgACAGTTCGATGATTATGGCAGTGCTTATGGGTTGAACGATGTTATTGGTTGTGCACTCGACCTTGACAACAGAGTCATCTCGTTTTTTAAGAACGGTGTTGATCTAGGAAAAGCGTTTGACATAAATCCGGAGTTCAGAAATAAAGCTCTCTTCCCTGCTGTGGCACTCAAG AATGCTGAAATTGAATTCAACTTCGGCCATAAACCTTTCAGATTTGGCATACCGAAAAATTTCATACCAGTTTGCCAAGCAGGAAGTGATTGTACGTCTTTAAACTCGAATTCTGGGGTTGCCGTGCCTGCTCAGGTTAAACTTAAAGCAAATGCACCACAGGCCGTCATAATTGAG CCCTCCCGTGAGCTCGCTGAACAGACATACAAAGAGATAAACagcttcaaaaaatatttggaTGCACCTGATATCCGAACGATGCTTGTGGCAGGCGGCATTGCAATCAAAGAGCAGCTTAGCGATCTTCAGAAAGGA GTTGATATCATTGTTGGCACACCAGGCCGATTAGAGGAGCTAACCAAGAGTGAAAATTTGCTATTAACTCATTGCCGTTTCCTtgttttggacgaagctgatggGTTGCTGCAGCAAGGCCATGGCGAGTTGATCAATCGTTTGCATTCTCGAGCTCCAAAAATAACTACAGACGGGAAACGCTTGCAAATGATCGTGTGCTCCGCCACCCTTCATTCGTTCGATGTGAAAAAAATGGCC GATCGCCTGATGCACTTTCCAACATGGATTGACTTGAAAGGTGAAGACTCTGTACCAGACACAGTGCACCACGTCGTCGTTACGGTAGATCCTCGCACTGACATGTCGTGGCATAATTTACCAAAGCGAATACCAACCGATGGGGTGCACGCAAATGACCGCTTAACTCCTACATCCGCCACACCTG AGATGTTGTCTGAGGCAGTAAAACTACTAAAAGGAGAATATTGCGTCAGGGCCATAACTGAACATAACATGGACCAAGCAATCATCTTCTGTCGCACAAAAGTCGATTGTGATAATCTTGAAACCTACTTGAATTCCATCG ATAAGCATAAATTCTCATGCGTATGTCTCCATGGTGACCGAAAGCCACAAGAGCGTCGCGACAATCTGGAAGCTTTCAAGCAGAAACAAGTAAAGTTTCTCATCTGTACTGACGTTGCTGCGAGAGGATTAGACATAGGCGGTTTACCTTTCA TGATTAACATCACGCTGCCGGATGAGAAATCAAACTATGTCCATCG CATTGGTCGAGTTGGTAGAGCAGAACGAATGGGATTGGCCATTTCTTTTGTATCCAATGTTCCTGAAAAGGTATGGTTTCACGGTGAGTGGTGTTCGTCGCGCGGCAAAGGGTGCACTAATTCAAAGTTGACCACGCAAGAGGGATGCTGCATCTGGTATGATGAACAACAG TGTTTAGCCGACGTGGAGGAGCACTTGGGCATAACCATATCGCAAGCTG GCACGGACATTAAAGTCCCGCAAGACGAATTCGATGGTAAAGTGGTGTACggacagaagaaaaaggcTGCAA CCTCAGCTTATCAGAGCCATGTAGCTCAAATGGCGGGGGCTGTTCAGGAACTTGCAGTCCAAGAAATGAAGGCTCAGCTGCTTTTCCACTCCTTTGCTAATAATGCTAAGAAGATTTTTGGGTCAGTCTGA